Proteins encoded by one window of Acidobacteriota bacterium:
- a CDS encoding S41 family peptidase, translating into MAWLRRGAAAALLAVLICSPTAFAGEEAHSDATAAPLVAELIGLIQEHYILEQRIPEIERALREQLENNAYQGPDSGVAFGLTRDLRAASSDLHFGVQVRPLATAGGLVAAPSSGAPGGIRRTEVLAGNVGYLEIAAFVDPAVGADAVDGAFAELAGTDALVIDVRASRGGHPAMVAYLASYLFTGEPFVLSRIYWRNRDEMMEFRTRSDLPSPHYNDRPVFVLTSAATPSAAEGFSYHLKHFERATLVGETTAGAAHPIQIFPLGERFRVAIPTARAINPRTGTNWEGVGVEPDEKVPADRALSTAHRLAVETLLEQATQPAEKKTLKKVLASLE; encoded by the coding sequence GTGGCGTGGCTTCGACGCGGCGCTGCGGCGGCCCTCCTCGCGGTCTTGATCTGCTCGCCGACGGCTTTCGCGGGCGAGGAAGCGCACAGCGACGCGACAGCGGCGCCGCTGGTCGCGGAGCTGATCGGCTTGATTCAGGAGCACTACATCCTCGAGCAGCGGATTCCCGAGATCGAGCGAGCGCTCCGGGAGCAACTGGAGAACAACGCTTACCAGGGACCGGACTCGGGCGTCGCCTTCGGTCTGACTCGGGATCTGCGGGCGGCGAGCTCGGATCTACATTTCGGGGTTCAGGTGCGGCCGCTGGCAACCGCCGGCGGCCTCGTTGCGGCTCCTTCCTCCGGCGCGCCGGGCGGGATAAGGCGGACCGAGGTTCTGGCGGGCAACGTCGGCTATCTCGAGATCGCCGCCTTTGTGGATCCGGCGGTCGGTGCCGACGCGGTCGACGGTGCCTTCGCTGAGCTGGCCGGGACTGACGCACTGGTGATCGACGTTCGCGCCAGCCGGGGCGGCCACCCGGCGATGGTTGCCTACTTGGCCAGCTACCTCTTCACCGGCGAGCCGTTCGTCTTGAGCCGCATCTACTGGCGCAACCGCGACGAGATGATGGAGTTCCGCACTCGCTCTGACCTTCCGTCTCCCCATTACAACGATCGTCCCGTCTTCGTGCTGACGAGCGCTGCCACTCCCTCGGCGGCGGAAGGCTTCAGCTATCACCTCAAGCATTTCGAGCGCGCTACCCTGGTTGGCGAGACCACGGCCGGGGCGGCTCATCCGATTCAGATCTTTCCGCTCGGGGAGCGCTTCCGGGTGGCGATTCCCACCGCCCGGGCGATCAATCCTCGCACCGGCACGAACTGGGAAGGAGTGGGCGTCGAGCCGGACGAAAAGGTCCCGGCCGATCGCGCCTTGAGCACCGCTCATCGCCTTGCCGTCGAAACCTTGCTCGAACAAGCGACGCAGCCCGCCGAAAAGAAGACTCTGAAGAAGGTCTTGGCCAGTCTGGAGTGA
- a CDS encoding nuclear transport factor 2 family protein gives MSIGKKGQILLAALLVAALSTIPSFSAPSSSSTDTAIDQAPATVDLPPELARVLTDYEAAWRARDPQGLAALFTEDGYVLSHGRPPVVGRKAITERYKGSGGDLYLRAFRYQTSGDIGYILGGYTYTEGGEDNGKFTLTLERDSDGHWLIVSDMDNSNRSR, from the coding sequence ATGAGCATTGGAAAGAAAGGTCAGATCTTGCTTGCCGCGCTGCTCGTCGCAGCGCTGTCCACCATCCCGAGTTTTTCTGCCCCTTCGTCCTCGAGCACGGACACGGCGATTGATCAGGCACCCGCGACCGTCGACCTGCCGCCAGAGCTGGCGCGTGTCCTGACCGACTACGAGGCCGCCTGGCGAGCCCGCGACCCACAGGGCCTGGCGGCCCTGTTCACCGAGGATGGCTACGTCCTATCCCACGGACGGCCCCCGGTCGTCGGCCGCAAAGCGATCACCGAACGGTACAAAGGCAGCGGCGGTGATCTCTACCTGCGTGCCTTCCGCTATCAAACGTCGGGAGATATCGGTTACATCCTCGGCGGCTACACCTACACCGAAGGCGGCGAGGACAACGGCAAGTTCACGCTCACCCTGGAGCGTGATTCCGACGGTCACTGGCTGATCGTCTCGGACATGGACAACTCGAACCGGAGCCGGTAA